aaaaatttaagaaaattcctgaaaaagaatcgactgttaggcggtacgaagttcgacggggcagctagtatttcctaatttaattaataacaacTGCTGCTGAGTTCCTGTCGCTTGAATAAAGAGAAACTTCCTTATTGATAACTTTTATCAATTATAAAGCGTACACCGCTGAGTACAGATGCTTGAGATTTTTCATGTAGGTTTTCACTAAAACGTGTTCTTCGTTATAGAtgaaacctaacctaacctcaCTAAGACaggatcaggctgaaatatggcatgcagatagctattatgacgtaggaacccggtaagaaaggatttttgaaaattcaacccctaagggggtgaaataggcgattgaaaattgtgtagtccacgcggacgaagtcgcgagtataagcgaGTGTTATAAATAAAAGCTTGAAGGAAACCCCTTTTCCTTTAAAAAATGGGTTCCTAATTATTCCACTTGAGTCTTTTACATGTAAATTTATACTAAACCGTATTCCAGAATAAggttaagtagtaggtatactcGCGTACAGAATACATTACGTAGCGGTGCACCGCCATGTCTACGCAATCTACGCGGTTTTAaatgttttcatacaaaatattgAGAGCCAATACCGTGTGGTAACTCGTAGCTGGATAGAAAAGAGTTAAATCTATCTACACTATTagtaatccatattaatattataagtgtgaaagtgtgtctgattactgtctgtctgtcagtctgctagcttttcacagccaatccgtttaaccgattaacgaaatttggtacaaagatagcttgcatcctggaaaagGATATTACTCGTACACAAGACAAGTTTTTgtcacagaaaatcaaagagatcccaggGATTTTTGAATAGTCTAAATCCACGCCTATGAAATAGCAAGCGTCATCTAATTGGTACAGAGCCAGCTTTTATTCCGGAGAAAGACGGGACCTAAGCTGATTCACAGTTCCATGCTTTATAACGTTGACACCAACCTAGAacagattttcagaaatttcaccCGGGTCAAGCCAGGGCCggtaagctagtaaaaaataaaagcaatCAAAAGTTAAAGCAAAAGAGATTCAGAtaaattttgttataattttctTTTCTAATTTTTGTGAGATAATTCTGTTAAAGACAATTTTTCcgacattataattttatatctacTATTCTTAGTCAGATAAGTGTTAgtaaccgatttcaaaaatgAGGCTATGTATGTACCTGTGGGTACCTGTgacctgtaggtatgtattatcttaatctatatatataaaaggaaaaggtgactgactgactgactgactgaatgactgactgactgactgatctatcaacgcacagctcaaactactggacggatcgggctgaaatttggcatgcagatagctattatgacgtaggcatccgctaagaaaggatttttgaaaattcaactcctaagggggtgaaatagggttttgaaatttagtagtccacgcggacgaagtcgcgagcataagctagttatgtcaAAGACTAATGAAttgattttgataatttttataatatcctaatTTACATACTTTTAGGAATGCTTTAGtacattataaataaaaataaaaatattttatttcaggtctggGACCCATATAGAAACATGTTGATACAATTAAagattaaaatgtttataaacaatatttaccatttctattattattagattattagTAGTATACAGTCTTAGCAGGAACCCTGCCCTAGACCTACGCATTACCGCATAAAAGTCGTCAACCCTGTGCATCGCAAACATACCCGACGCGCTACACCTCCACGGCAGCCCTAGCAGAGCTCGAAACGCATTGTTGTACTGCACTCTGAGAGCGTCAAAAGTGGTTTTAGTATAGTCGAGCTGAGAGGTGTAGAGCGCCTGGCAGTAGGCTTTGAACAGGGTGACCTTTACTTGTCGGGAACAGCGGGTGAACCGCCTAGCCAGCATGTTGCTTTTAGCCGCCAGAGACCGTCTCTGTCTCTCTAGGTCCTCATTGTCTTTCATCGTGTCGCTTAATACATGTCCTAGATATTTGAATTTAGTAACATATTGCAGTTCGGAGCCACCTAGTCTTATGGGCAGAACATTTTCTGGGCCTTTTTTGTATTTGAATATCATAACTTTAGTTTTTGTAACATTATAATACATCTCGGTATCTTTCTTATGTACAAAGTAATACACATAAATATTCACTTATGTCACCAATACTTTTGATATGAACACCGATTTCTCCGAgttgttttagttttt
The DNA window shown above is from Maniola hyperantus chromosome 10, iAphHyp1.2, whole genome shotgun sequence and carries:
- the LOC138402923 gene encoding uncharacterized protein, producing the protein MYYNVTKTKVMIFKYKKGPENVLPIRLGGSELQYVTKFKYLGHVLSDTMKDNEDLERQRRSLAAKSNMLARRFTRCSRQVKVTLFKAYCQALYTSQLDYTKTTFDALRVQYNNAFRALLGLPWRCSASGMFAMHRVDDFYAVGVNVIKHGTVNQLRSRLSPE